Below is a genomic region from Anabas testudineus chromosome 13, fAnaTes1.2, whole genome shotgun sequence.
TGTTGGTGTGGGCGACTGACTTCTGCCCCCGAACctgcaaatgttttcacaatCTAACCTCGATTGGATGTCAGAAAAAAGGATTTCACCAGATCCCTAAGCTGCCAGAGAGCACAGAGGAGCTGTACATCTCATACAACAAGATACAGGAAATTCCCTGGCGAGGGATGGAGAAGCTGCAGGTATGAAACGTACTGTCCTCCGTTAGATCGAAACTCCTGCAGCAGCAAAGTCCTCAGCTgcatttttaatagtttcaaGGGTCGGCAGATGACCAGAAGTGTGATTTGTAGCTCATAGACACTTGTTTGCTAAAAAGAGCTGGAAGACAGTCGAACATTTTGGAAATACACCGTGTTGCTTCTTGTGAAGAGTTAGATGAGGACATCTGTATAGAAATTCaccaacatgtaaaatgtcttgTATTTCAACTTGATGTGTGACTTTGGGATCTGTTTGTATTGTactattctgtttttatttacattttaaatagcaTCTTAATTTATTGCTTATTAGAGAGAGTCGGCTCAAATGTTTCCCTGTTTCAAGACTAAATGCTAAACTACAGAAAACCTGTGTTGAAATAAAGacttttaaagaataaaacatacaaacaatccTCTTCACGTCCTGTAGGTCCTGGATCTGACTAAGAATCAGCTGCATATCTTCTTATCCTTCAACCCAGTTTGGCCCAGCATGCCGAAGCTGTCCAAGCTCTTAATACGTGACAATGGCCTGAAGTCTCTACAGCCGGGTCAGTTCTTAAACTGTGCTGCTCTCACTTTACTGGACCTGAGTGAGAACCAGATTAAATATCTACCAGTGGGATTCCTCCGCGGATTAGCTCATCTGAAGAAGCTGTTTCTGAATTTTAACCAGATTCAGATGCTACAGGTCGGTGGACTGGAAGGAGCCTTCGCCCTTACTGAACTCCACCTCAGACATAATTATCTAACACAGATAGAGGAAAGCGTTTTCGGGAACTCCACTTTGTTAGAGACACTTATCCTGTCAAATAACAAAATTACAAATCTGGGCGATGTCagtttcagaggagcaacaggtCTCCAACACCTTGATCTGAGCGGTAACCTGCTGGTCACTGTTCCAGCTGAAGCATTGAAGGATCTCACGAGGCTCAAGCTTCTGTATTTAAGGATGAACAACCTCACCACCCTAGCAGATGATTGCTTCTCTTCACTAAGCCTGCTGGTTAACTTAGACTTGAGCAACAACAAGCTGAGCTCTCTGCCTGAGGAATTACTGAGAGGTCTGATCCTGCTGAGTGAGCTGAATCTCAGTGACAACCTCATAGACTCTCTAACCTCAGAAGTCTTCAATGACCTTATCAACCTTAAGCTACTTGACTTGTACAGGAACCGACTGACCCATCTTCCGCTGGACATTTTCCAAAACTTGACCGACTTACAAGAGTTGCAGTTGGACAGCAATCACATCTCTGTCATACCTGTTGGGGTATTTGATTCACTGTCCAAACTCAATGAGCTACAACTGTCGCACAACCACATCCTGCAGCTCCATCCTGCTTTGTTCACCAAGCTGACGTCACTGCAGAACCTGTACTTGTACGACAACTCTCTGCAGCACCTTCCCAAAGGCCTTTTCCACAAAATGAGACAGCTCAGGGAGATAGACTTCAGTGACAACAACATCAGCTCTCTACATCACTCAGTCTTCCACGGTTTGGTGAGATTACATTCGCTGAAACTCTCCAACAACCgtctctcctccctccatccagaCCAGTTCAGAGACCTTACTGGTTTAAAAGAGTTAACACTTGATGGAAACCACATTGGTAAACTTCCTACAGGCCTGTTCATGAATCTAGCAAATCTTACAGCTCTGGATCTGGACAACAACAGCCTCTCAGAGTTGTCTCCTGATGACTTTTTCAGGTTGACTCGACTTAAAGAGCTCAGGCTGAGCTTCAATCAGCTTCATGACATCCCGTTCAACACCTTCCACGTCCTCCGCAACCTCCGCAGGCTTCACTTAAAGAACAACAGCCTGGACAGTTTACACCCTCAGCTCTTTGCCCACCTTGCAAAGCTAACAGAAATACATTTGGATAGGAACAAGCTGAATCACCTGCAGCCTGACGTGTTTAAAGGACTCACAAGGCTGCACAAGTTGAGTTTGAAATCAAACCAGCTTAAAACAGTAGAGACTGCGGTTTTGGAGCCTTTGAGAAAACTTCACACTGTCTATCTGTCAGGTAATTTGTGGGACTGCACAAATACAGGTATTATCAACATCAGCTGTTGGGTTAAGAACCACACAGACAAAGTAGGAGATCAGCCCGCCTGCTTCTTCTACCCATCATCACCACTTTCTGTTCATACACCGCTCTCAAAGCCAGCGACAAAGTCCCCGTTGTTACAAGAACAGTGCTCTGCAAGTGCTGCACGTTCACCTTCATTTCCTCTAGTAATGCTGACTCTGCTCACAGCGTTTCTCAGCCTACCGTGACATCCTTTGCAGTGGTTATAACCTTTGTGGACTGCTGCTTTTCATGTGTGCTCctagttttaaatgatttatttcagtttaaatattaaacagtgtGTTTCCTGTTATATACTGTTATCATGCAAAGGTGTATATTATACTAAAGCGGAAAATGacccaaaataataataattgaactGACATCAAAAGTGaatttaatgtgaatataaCCATTATAAAGGTGCAACACAGTACAGCTACATAAGTATGTTCATAAATCTTGTGGAAATGTGTATGAgttgatttaattattaattaacagtAAACAATGAAAAGTAGTGCATTATCACTGTTATACAGCTTACTACTGGAATGAACTGCAACACAGGGGTGGgatttaaaactgttaaaactaaatatatattaataatgtcaataaaaggagaaactcataatattaaaatttctgtgttttccat
It encodes:
- the si:dkey-182i3.11 gene encoding insulin-like growth factor-binding protein complex acid labile subunit, producing MLAALTLASTALLVWATDFCPRTCKCFHNLTSIGCQKKGFHQIPKLPESTEELYISYNKIQEIPWRGMEKLQVLDLTKNQLHIFLSFNPVWPSMPKLSKLLIRDNGLKSLQPGQFLNCAALTLLDLSENQIKYLPVGFLRGLAHLKKLFLNFNQIQMLQVGGLEGAFALTELHLRHNYLTQIEESVFGNSTLLETLILSNNKITNLGDVSFRGATGLQHLDLSGNLLVTVPAEALKDLTRLKLLYLRMNNLTTLADDCFSSLSLLVNLDLSNNKLSSLPEELLRGLILLSELNLSDNLIDSLTSEVFNDLINLKLLDLYRNRLTHLPLDIFQNLTDLQELQLDSNHISVIPVGVFDSLSKLNELQLSHNHILQLHPALFTKLTSLQNLYLYDNSLQHLPKGLFHKMRQLREIDFSDNNISSLHHSVFHGLVRLHSLKLSNNRLSSLHPDQFRDLTGLKELTLDGNHIGKLPTGLFMNLANLTALDLDNNSLSELSPDDFFRLTRLKELRLSFNQLHDIPFNTFHVLRNLRRLHLKNNSLDSLHPQLFAHLAKLTEIHLDRNKLNHLQPDVFKGLTRLHKLSLKSNQLKTVETAVLEPLRKLHTVYLSGNLWDCTNTGIINISCWVKNHTDKVGDQPACFFYPSSPLSVHTPLSKPATKSPLLQEQCSASAARSPSFPLVMLTLLTAFLSLP